The Thalassotalea sp. LPB0316 nucleotide sequence ACGCGGTTGAACGCCACGGTATTGAGCGTGAACGCGCAACTCTCTATATTGGCTTAGGTATTTTAGCCTTCTCTATGGTAATCGTTTATAACATAAGCTTTATGCTAGATTTGGTCGCGATGATTTCTACCCAATACGGTCAACCGATCATTGCGATGTTAGTGTGTGTATTTGCCGGTTGGATATGGCATCGTCATGCTATTTTAGAAGAAATCAAACAGGGCTATGACGAGGTCGAGTCAGGCTTGTTCTGGAAGATTTGGCCATGGTACGTGAAATTTGTTTGCCCAGTGGCAATTGCCGCAGTATTTCTTCACTCATTGACCTAAATAAGCTTTCGCGATAAAAAAATGCCGAACAAATGTTCGGCATTTTTTATTTCGATTCATCATTATTTTTTAACTTTTAACTTTTAACGCTTGGGCCAATTGAGCAATTCAGGCTCTAGCCATTGGTTAATTTGCGCTTGGCAATCGTCGGTTAAAAAAGCCCGACCTTGTCGGGGTAAGCAGGTATAGTTTTGTTGTTCGCCTTGCCAGTTAAAGCTTAACCTAAAGGCGTGTAAATAGCCTCTGTCACTCTCGCTGTGCTCACCTTTGGCATATAAGTTGTCACCGAGAATTGGCGCGCCAATACTTGCTAGTGCCACCCTTAACTGATGAGTTTTACCTGATAATGGTCGCAATAAATAAAGTCGCTGACCTTGTCCTAAGCTATGAGAAAAAAACTGACTTATCGCTGGGTTGTTCGTTGTGCGTAATAACTTGTAGGCACCACGGCGACTTTTCGCCATATCACCTTTTATCGTTCCTTGTTTTTTCTTGGGTTTTTGATGACTAATTGCTAGGTAAAATTTATCAATTTTATGTTGGCTAAAAAGCTGTTGAAACTGCGCCGCACTGGCTTTGTTTTTCGCTAGTATGACTAAACCCGAGGTCATTTTATCAAGTCGATGAGCTGGGTATAACGCATCACATTGCAATTGTTTTTGGGCTTGATTGAAAAAGCCTTGGCCGATGTCACCTTCATCGTGAAAATTAACATCAGCCGGTTTGTA carries:
- a CDS encoding TIGR01621 family pseudouridine synthase, translated to MIEVIAQHADYCVVYKPADVNFHDEGDIGQGFFNQAQKQLQCDALYPAHRLDKMTSGLVILAKNKASAAQFQQLFSQHKIDKFYLAISHQKPKKKQGTIKGDMAKSRRGAYKLLRTTNNPAISQFFSHSLGQGQRLYLLRPLSGKTHQLRVALASIGAPILGDNLYAKGEHSESDRGYLHAFRLSFNWQGEQQNYTCLPRQGRAFLTDDCQAQINQWLEPELLNWPKR